A single Paraburkholderia sp. FT54 DNA region contains:
- the purM gene encoding phosphoribosylformylglycinamidine cyclo-ligase, with the protein MNQPKSAPNSTDSAQGLSYRDAGVDIDAGDALVDAIKPFAKKTMRDGVLGGIGGFGALFEVPKKYKEPVLVSGTDGVGTKLRLAFQLNKHDTVGQDLVAMSVNDILVQGAEPLFFLDYFACGKLDVGTAATVVKGIAYGCQLSGCALIGGETAEMPGMYPDGEYDLAGFAVGAVEKSKIIDGSTIAPGDVVLGLASSGIHSNGFSLVRKIIERAQPDLNADFDGRTLADALMAPTHIYVKPLLALMQQIAVKGMAHITGGGLVENIPRVLREGLTAELDHRGWPLPPLFSWLQKHGGVADAEMHRVFNCGIGMAVVVSAADADAAIGLLSAAGEQVWKIGVIRESAAGEAQTVVV; encoded by the coding sequence ATGAATCAACCGAAATCCGCCCCGAATTCAACTGATTCGGCCCAAGGTCTGTCGTATCGCGACGCCGGCGTGGACATCGACGCGGGCGACGCCCTTGTCGACGCCATCAAGCCCTTTGCCAAAAAGACGATGCGCGACGGCGTGCTGGGCGGCATCGGCGGGTTCGGCGCGCTGTTCGAAGTGCCCAAGAAGTACAAGGAGCCGGTGCTGGTGTCCGGCACCGACGGCGTCGGCACCAAACTGCGCCTCGCTTTTCAGCTGAACAAACACGACACCGTCGGCCAGGATCTGGTGGCGATGAGCGTCAACGACATTCTCGTGCAGGGCGCCGAGCCGCTGTTCTTCCTCGACTATTTCGCTTGCGGCAAGCTGGACGTCGGCACGGCGGCAACGGTCGTGAAGGGCATCGCGTATGGCTGCCAACTGTCGGGTTGCGCGCTGATCGGCGGTGAGACGGCGGAAATGCCGGGCATGTACCCGGACGGCGAATACGATCTGGCCGGTTTCGCGGTCGGCGCAGTGGAAAAGAGCAAGATTATCGACGGCAGCACGATCGCCCCCGGCGACGTCGTGCTGGGTCTGGCTTCGAGTGGCATCCATTCGAACGGTTTTTCGCTGGTGCGCAAGATCATCGAGCGCGCGCAGCCTGATCTGAATGCGGATTTCGACGGCCGCACCCTCGCCGACGCGCTGATGGCGCCCACGCATATTTATGTGAAGCCGCTGCTGGCGCTGATGCAGCAGATCGCCGTCAAAGGCATGGCGCACATCACCGGTGGTGGCCTGGTCGAAAATATTCCGCGCGTGTTGCGTGAAGGCCTGACGGCTGAGCTGGATCATCGCGGCTGGCCGTTGCCGCCGCTGTTCTCGTGGCTGCAAAAGCACGGCGGCGTGGCGGATGCGGAAATGCATCGCGTGTTCAACTGCGGTATCGGCATGGCCGTGGTCGTGTCCGCCGCGGATGCCGATGCGGCGATCGGTCTGCTCTCGGCTGCAGGCGAGCAGGTTTGGAAGATCGGCGTGATTCGCGAAAGCGCGGCCGGCGAAGCTCAGACTGTAGTGGTCTAA